The Legionella spiritensis DNA segment GGCGCCCGGGATATATTCATCGGGGTAAGCGAGGTGGATTATTCCGGTTATCCCGATTGCCGGCCGGAATTCATCGCCGCTTTTCAGAACATGGCTAATCTGGCCACCAAAGCAGGGATAGAAGGACAAAAAACAATCATTCACGCACCTCTCCAGCATTTGAGCAAGGCCGATACCATCCGCTTAGGCACCCGCCTGGGGGTTGATTACGGCTTGACCGTCAGTTGTTATCAGGCGTCCTTGTCCGGTGCCGCCTGTGGTCGTTGTGACAGTTGTGTTTACCGGAAAAAAGGGTTTCTGGCGGCCGGCGTTCCTGATCCGACGCCTTATATGTGATTGAATTTTATACACAATCAACTTATTTACACAAATGTTACAATATGTTGCGCATTTTTCTTTCATCAATGGCAAATTGCTGATAATATGCGCACGATTAATAACAACTGGAGTATGTCGTTATGTTAAAGTGGATGCGTGAACATTGGAAATTATTAACAGCCATTGGGTTGGGTCTGATTGCGGGACTTGTTGTTGCGGGTCTTATTGCGCTGTTCCCTCCTGTGGCTGCTGCCCTGGTACCTTTAGCTGTTGCCCTGCCTTTTGTCGGCCCTGCTATTGCAACTATGGCGCCTGTTGCTGCGGCTTTTACCATCGGAGCCCTGGTCACCGCGGCTACGTGGACTGCTTCTACCGTTTGGAACATCGGTGTTCGTATTACCAACTGGCTGGATGGTTTGATTAGACCTAAAAAACCCGGGCCTGGTGGAGATAGTGGAGCCAGGTTCGATTTACTTGACGAAGACAGCGATAATGAAGACATCTTCAGTAGCGATGTCCTCCCCAGAAGTTCTTATAGAAAGGTACACGAAAGCGGTTTGCTCCCGTCGTCTTCCAAGGATAAGGAGCCTTTGTTGGTAGATATTGATGAAGTACCTACCCATAGTTCTCCTCTCCTGTCTCAGCCTAAAGCGATCAACGGAGCAAGCAGCAGCACAGTTTTGCTGGTAGAAGATGAATCTTCAGAAGATAGCTTAAACCTAGGAAAAAGAGTGTAATCATTCTCTGCTTCCTGATTGCAAACGCGGCTTATGCCGCGTTTTTTTATGCCGCCTCTTCTCTCGGGATGACGACTGGTATTTTGACGGATCACGAGTATAATTTGTCCTTTTAATATCGCTATGAGCCTACCGTCCATGACTACGACACGTAAGATGCTGGTCACCAGCGCGCTTCCCTACGCCAATGGCCATTTGCATCTGGGTCATCTGGTTGAACATATTCAGACCGATATCTGGGTGCGTACCCATAAAATGCTGGGGCATTATTGTATCAGCGTGTGCGGTGATGACGCGCACGGCACGCCCGTGATGCTGAAAGCCGAGCAATTGGGTGTGACACCGGAGGTATTGACCGCGGAAATGCAGTTGAGCCATGAGAGCGACTTTAACGCGTTCGCCATCCATTACGACAGTTACCACACCACCCACTCTCCTGAAAATCAGGCGTTGGCCAATGAGATCTACCGGCGTCTGGAGGCGCGCGGCGATATCGTTAAAAAAACCATTCGCCAGGCTTATGATCCGGTTAAAGCCATGTTTTTACCTGATCGTTATGTGAAAGGCACCTGTCCGAAATGCGCCACGCCCGATCAATACGGTGATAACTGCGAGTCGTGCGGCGCGACCTACGCGCCTACGGATTTACAAGACGCGGTGTCGGTCATTTCCGGCGCCAGGCCGGTGGAAAAGGAATCGGAACATTATTTTTTTGATTTGCCGCGTTACGAGTCGCTGCTTAAGGCATGGACCCGGAAAGGCCACTTGCAGGCGGAAGTCGCCAACAAGCTCGATGAGTGGTTTGCCGCGGGATTAAAACAGTGGGATATTTCCCGCGACGCGCCTTATTTCGGGTTTCCCATACCCGGTAAGCCGGGTAAGTATTTTTACGTGTGGCTGGACGCGCCTATCGGATATATGGCCAGCTTTAAGAAATATTGTGATGAAAACGATTTGTCGTTTGCCGAATTCTGGGACGCCGATTCCAAAACGGAACTGTATCATTTTGTCGGCAAGGACATTGTCTATTTTCATGCCCTGTTCTGGCCGGCCATGCTGGCAGGCAGCGGTCATCGTCTGCCCACGGCGGTGTATACCCACGGTTTTCTGACGGTCAATGGACAGAAAATGTCGAAATCGCGGGGGACGTTTATCGAGGCGCGTACCTATCTGAAGCATTTGCATCCGGAGTACCTGCGTTATTATTATGCCGCCAAACTCAACGGCCGTGTGGATGATCTCGATTTGAATTTCGACGACTTTATCAACCGGGTCAACGCCGATCTGGTGGGTAAAGTGGTTAATATCGCCAGCCGTTCGGCCGGGTTTATTAATAAGCGATTTGATAACCGTCTGGGCGAGAGCTTGTGCGAGCCGGCGTTGTATCAGGAAATTCTGGACGCGAAAGAGGGTATTATCGAAGCCTTCGTGCAACGTGATTACGCCCGCGCCGTGCGCCAAATCATGGATTGTGCCGATAAGGTCAATCAATATATTGACGCCAGGAAACCCTGGGTGCTGGCCAAGGACGAAACACGCCAGGCCGATGTCCAGGCTATTTGTACCATGGGTTTGAATCTGTTTCGTTTGTTAATCGGGTTTTTAAAACCGGTTCTGCCGATCATGGCCCGGGAGGCGGAAGCGTTTTTAAATTGCCCACCCTTAAACTGGGACAACCTCGACAAGCCGTTGCTCGCCCATACGATTAACCCGTTTAAACCATTGATGGTGCGGGTTGAACGGGAAAAAATTGATGCCATGCTGGCGGCTTTAAGGGAACAATCCCCGCCAACGGTGAAGGAAAATAATATGACGGAAAACAGCAAGAAAGAAGAAACCATCTCCATAGACGAATTCAGCAAGATTGATTTGCGCATAGCCCGTATTGTGGCGGCAGAACCCGTGGAGGGTGCTGATAAACTGCTGCGTCTCAAGCTGGATTTAAACGGCAGTGAAAAACAGGTTTTTGCCGGCATTAAAAGCGCTTATAACCCTGACGAACTGGTAGGCCGACTGACGGTGATGGTGGCCAATCTGGCGCCGCGCACCATGCGTTTTGGCGTTTCGGAGGGTATGGTGCTGGCCGCTGGCGACGGCAAGGGACTTTTCCTTTTGCAGCCGGATGAGGGTGCGAAACCCGGGATGAAAGTCAAGTAATGGCGTCAGTCAAGGACATTGATGCGCTGCTGCCGCAGACGCAATGCGGCGAATGTGGTTTTGACGGCTGTTTGCCTTATGCCGAGGCGCTGGCTCGCGGCGCCAGTACGATCGATCGCTGCCCTCCCGGCGGGGTGGCTACGGTGAAAGCACTGGCGGGATTACTGGCCATCGACGCGATGCCGTATCTCAACAGCGCCGAAGCCAATACCCGCCCCCCCGCTCTGGCTGTCATTCGTGAGGAGGAGTGCATCGGATGTACGAAATGTATCCAGGCTTGTCCGGTGGACGCTATTATCGGCAGTGCCAAACTCATGCACGCGGTTATCCGTCATGAATGTACGGGTTGTGGTCTCTGTGTCGAACCCTGCCCGGTCGATTGCATTGAATTAACCCCGCTGCCGGAAGCGGCTTATGATAAAGCCCTGGCACGAGAACGTTTTCAGGCGCGAAAAATACGGCAATTGCGAGACGAGCATCACAAACAACAGTTGTACCGTGCGAAAAAAAAGCTGGCCGGGAAGCAGGAAGATAAACAAAAGGATTTACAAGCCAAGCAGGATTATATTCTTGCCGCCATGGATCGGGTCAAGGCGAAACAGTCTCATGAATAACGCCAGGCGACGTCAGATTTTCGAGCGTTTTCGAAGCGACAATCCCCATCCCACGACCGAATTAACATTTCATTCGACCTTTGAATTGCTGATTGCGGTGATCTTATCGGCCCAGGCCACGGATGTCAGCGTCAACAAGGCGACTGAAAAGCTGTTTCCTGTGGCCAATACGCCCGAAGCCATGCTGCAATTGGGCGAAGAAGGTCTCAAGGACTACATTAAAACCATAGGTCTTTATAACAGCAAGGCGAGCAACATCATCAAAACCTGCCAGATGTTGCTTGATGATCATGACGGTCACGTCCCGGATAAACGGCACGATTTGGAAAAGCTGCCGGGCGTGGGACGAAAAACCGCCAATGTGATTCTGAATACGGCCTTTGGCCAGCCGACCATCGCGGTAGATACCCACATTTTTCGGGTGGCGAACCGTACTGGTCTTGCCAGGGGAAAAACACCGCTTGCCGTGGAGCAAGGGTTGCTTAAGCATGTCGATAAGGAATTTCTTCAGGACGCCCACCATTGGCTGGTACTGCATGGACGTTATGTCTGTGTGGCACGCAAACCGCACTGCAGGGAATGTCTGATTCATGATTTATGCGAATACAGGGATAAAAATCTGTAACGACCAGGACAAAAATAACAAATTATAATGTCCTGTAGTCATGAAGGCGAAGCCCTGAGCGATCCTGACATATTTTTGTTTAAAATAAATATCCCTGTATTTTTAACAGTGTTCGCCTGATATGACCTCTGCTTACTATCAGATTCCAGCATGAGCCCGATCCCCAACAGATCGCTTTTGATATCCCTAACGTTTTTTATAGCTATCCCAGACTGAATTTGAACACAGATTTTTGAGATTACCTCGATCTGCCCCCTCTCCCGCGCCAGGAATTTGAGTAGTATGATGATGTTTTTTGCGGGAGAGGGTTAGGGAGAGGGTGTGGAAAAATCGGTGTTAAGGCAACGAGCCCGCGATTTAAGGAAAAACAGTACGGATGCTGAGAGGCATCTATGGTACTATCTTCGAGCGAATAGACCTGGATTTAAATTCAAGAGACAAGTCCCAATAGGCGACTACATCGTTGATTTTGCCTGCCTTGAAAAACGGCTGATTATCGAGCTTGATGGTGGTCAACACCTGCACAATCAAATTTACGATACGAAGCGTACTGATTGGCTAAAGACACATGGTTTTAAAGTGCTCCGCTTTTGGAATCATGATATCTTTCAGCACACGCCAACAGTCCTCGACGTCATCATGACTGCTTTAAAGTAAAGCCGTTTGAAGCATCCCGCCTGTTGCCTCCATAAACAACCGCTCATCCTTACCATGACGTCCCTTAGGTTTTGGAAGCAACGTTTCTAAACGACACCATATCTCATCGTCAATGACCATCCGTGACAAGCCCTCTCCCCAACCCTCATCCCGCGAAAAAACATCATCCTGTTACTCAAATTCCTGGCGCGGGAGAGGGGGCAGATCGAGGTAATCTGAATTTGATCACAAAAACATTGGCGCTTCCATTTTTTGTGCAAAAAATGTCGAGATTCCTCAGGGCGAAACCGACATGCGGGACGACGGATCTAAAAAATAGCCATGGGAAAACCAGTAAAAAAAAGCAGCGTGTCTGGTAATTTGTAAACATTGCCCATAGAATAAAATTCCGGTGTATTGCAGGAGAGCAAGATGGGATGGGGAGAAAGCTGGGGAGCTGTTACCGACTGGGTGAGTACGACATGGAATAACGCATCGGTACAAAAGGTGATGCAGGGAGCCGGAACTTATTGTTTTAACACGGTTGAATACATCTTTAAACAGGTTGGCGTCCTGCCGGCCACATTAAAATCCATGGCCTTTGATCCCCCTACGCGCGAAGTGGTCAAGCATATTGTTTATCTGGCCGGAGACTATGCCTTGTATGCCTTGATTCCCTATGTCAGTGACATGGTGGAAGAGGCCGCCAGAAGCTCTTTCTCCGACGATAATCCTGCCCTGTTAAGTGTCGATACCGCCCTGACCGTGGGAATAGGTGCTTTGTCGCTTGCGACGATGGCATTCAAGACCCGCCAAACATTAAAAATGGGGGGGCGCGCCGCAGTGATTGCCATGGAAGGGGCGAAAGCGTTCAATAACGCGATAACATCATCCGACAAGGAGGAAAGCAAGGATAAGGAGATAATCCCTCGTGCTGAAAAAAGCGGGAAACATCCTAAAAAGGACAAGAAGAAGACCGCATTATGTCAAATAGAAGGTTGCACCACCGGCAAGTTTGTTAAAAGTTCAGCGCGCTCGCAGCTTGGTTTCTGGTCAATAGAAGGTATCCTCTGGATGCTTGGCAAACTGCCATACACCGAAAGAGTGGTTTTTGTGTTTTATCTGCTGCACCGTGGCCGTTATGTGACTAACATGATTCTACCGGAACTTTGTCCCGCTCATCAACACGCCTACTTGCGCGAGCATCCGGAAATTCCCGCCGCGTTTGGTTTGACTCACGCCGGGTTGAGTGCGTTGGC contains these protein-coding regions:
- a CDS encoding transposase, whose amino-acid sequence is MSRMVIDDEIWCRLETLLPKPKGRHGKDERLFMEATGGMLQTALL
- a CDS encoding RnfABCDGE type electron transport complex subunit B, which translates into the protein MASVKDIDALLPQTQCGECGFDGCLPYAEALARGASTIDRCPPGGVATVKALAGLLAIDAMPYLNSAEANTRPPALAVIREEECIGCTKCIQACPVDAIIGSAKLMHAVIRHECTGCGLCVEPCPVDCIELTPLPEAAYDKALARERFQARKIRQLRDEHHKQQLYRAKKKLAGKQEDKQKDLQAKQDYILAAMDRVKAKQSHE
- the nth gene encoding endonuclease III; translation: MNNARRRQIFERFRSDNPHPTTELTFHSTFELLIAVILSAQATDVSVNKATEKLFPVANTPEAMLQLGEEGLKDYIKTIGLYNSKASNIIKTCQMLLDDHDGHVPDKRHDLEKLPGVGRKTANVILNTAFGQPTIAVDTHIFRVANRTGLARGKTPLAVEQGLLKHVDKEFLQDAHHWLVLHGRYVCVARKPHCRECLIHDLCEYRDKNL
- the metG gene encoding methionine--tRNA ligase produces the protein MTTTRKMLVTSALPYANGHLHLGHLVEHIQTDIWVRTHKMLGHYCISVCGDDAHGTPVMLKAEQLGVTPEVLTAEMQLSHESDFNAFAIHYDSYHTTHSPENQALANEIYRRLEARGDIVKKTIRQAYDPVKAMFLPDRYVKGTCPKCATPDQYGDNCESCGATYAPTDLQDAVSVISGARPVEKESEHYFFDLPRYESLLKAWTRKGHLQAEVANKLDEWFAAGLKQWDISRDAPYFGFPIPGKPGKYFYVWLDAPIGYMASFKKYCDENDLSFAEFWDADSKTELYHFVGKDIVYFHALFWPAMLAGSGHRLPTAVYTHGFLTVNGQKMSKSRGTFIEARTYLKHLHPEYLRYYYAAKLNGRVDDLDLNFDDFINRVNADLVGKVVNIASRSAGFINKRFDNRLGESLCEPALYQEILDAKEGIIEAFVQRDYARAVRQIMDCADKVNQYIDARKPWVLAKDETRQADVQAICTMGLNLFRLLIGFLKPVLPIMAREAEAFLNCPPLNWDNLDKPLLAHTINPFKPLMVRVEREKIDAMLAALREQSPPTVKENNMTENSKKEETISIDEFSKIDLRIARIVAAEPVEGADKLLRLKLDLNGSEKQVFAGIKSAYNPDELVGRLTVMVANLAPRTMRFGVSEGMVLAAGDGKGLFLLQPDEGAKPGMKVK
- the queC gene encoding 7-cyano-7-deazaguanine synthase QueC, with amino-acid sequence MSKNAVVLLSGGLDSTTCLAVAREQGFACYALSFAYGQRHQAELQAAERVARAACVAEHRVVNLDISQFKGSALTDPDTAVPDYNGDGQIPSTYVPARNTVFLAIALGYAEVTGARDIFIGVSEVDYSGYPDCRPEFIAAFQNMANLATKAGIEGQKTIIHAPLQHLSKADTIRLGTRLGVDYGLTVSCYQASLSGAACGRCDSCVYRKKGFLAAGVPDPTPYM
- a CDS encoding endonuclease domain-containing protein gives rise to the protein MEKSVLRQRARDLRKNSTDAERHLWYYLRANRPGFKFKRQVPIGDYIVDFACLEKRLIIELDGGQHLHNQIYDTKRTDWLKTHGFKVLRFWNHDIFQHTPTVLDVIMTALK